The following proteins are encoded in a genomic region of Variovorax paradoxus:
- a CDS encoding RHS repeat-associated core domain-containing protein — protein sequence MRAIGSTAWTPTNGADTLTQATDGSWFYHRASDDSVLRFTADGRLLTETRRNGWALTYTYNNAGQLANVSNGFGRALSLSYNTAGRLVGVLTPDSRTIGYAYDSRGRLSAVAYPDGRTRGFLYENTFFPEVLTGILDETGARFATFAYDSQGRAIDSALVGSVDRYQVTYPGANAASILDPLGTTRSYNYSTIKGKLAVIGGSLPAGLAEADASSRVQDANGLITSETDFNGVITTTTWDVARRLPTTVVHASGIPEAQTVTTQWHATFSLPVLVTESGRTTAYTYDALGNVLRRTVTDTATNQAQLWQWTYNAQQLVATATEPNGAVTSYTYDPRGNVLTSTNALGHVTGYTYDSANRVVSSTAPNGLATTYTYDPRDRLLTQTVGGQTTTLTYKPYGTVETVSLPTGLVLTYSYDAAHRLIGWSNNRGESGSYTLDGMGNRTAEQIKDSAGNVAWNAARTINAINRLSAQTEGPNQASSFGYDANGELTRSTNGLNQSTQYGLDGLRRVKAVIDAANATATLKYNALDGVTEAKDFKGVATTYARDAQGNATAESSADTGGASTQYDALGLPNQITDALGQATTITRDALGRPTNLVFADGKTTTLRYDLSANSKGYLSEIVDRSGTTEYTRDGFGRVTLKKQTLANGSVQQVSYSYNPNGTLASIGYPNNGGLLTHSYDATGRLTALSLNGNPLVTGIAWNPLGQPTAWTWAFASPSLAASRSYDTAGRMTATEFSSYVYDAAGRITSLTQTLYAPGDTDPTHSTIGASDITWTVGYNAVGRITGFNATGSTAGFGYDANGNRSSSTRVLNGQSTSRTYTVGAASNRLTGFSQIMSGSSSTSVTYGYNANGDLVSDGLRSYTYDAEGRLVASTTGATDVSPTTRYAHNALGQRVFKTEPLYPPGPGDEADPGFMQSLIAFFTRLWSPATNQAEQLGYAYVYDENGTLISEAGSGGANSAGQASYIYLPTANGPMPIAAVINGATYAVHSDHLNTPRKLSNVDGQPVWQWSYSALGEDKPTIAKNRFADIDITPNPGTTSVSEVKFNLRYPGQYADEESGLFYNYFRSYDSRTGRYSQSDPIGLDGGWNRFGYVDGNPLGLTDPFGLNPAAGCALGAWAGPIGCGTGAAIGTAAALAAILNTPGDTSKSEAPPAICKPAIPDVAPGNFCEQLALAEAKAGAGVPIMGNMGDEPRLISHYGPGPWVKKEHKHRCSDGRLLVIHYFSNGLNNVELKFK from the coding sequence GTGAGAGCCATCGGTTCTACGGCTTGGACTCCCACCAACGGCGCCGACACGCTCACGCAAGCCACCGACGGCAGTTGGTTCTACCATCGTGCGAGCGACGATTCAGTCCTGAGATTTACTGCCGACGGGAGGCTGCTGACAGAGACCCGGCGCAACGGCTGGGCGCTGACGTACACCTACAACAATGCCGGCCAGCTGGCCAATGTCAGCAATGGCTTCGGTCGCGCCCTGAGCCTGAGCTACAACACTGCGGGACGGTTGGTTGGTGTTCTTACGCCGGACTCGCGCACCATTGGCTACGCCTACGACAGCAGAGGTCGCCTCTCGGCCGTGGCCTACCCCGACGGGAGAACTCGCGGCTTCCTCTACGAGAACACTTTCTTCCCCGAAGTCTTGACCGGCATCCTCGACGAGACAGGTGCGCGCTTCGCCACATTCGCCTATGACAGTCAGGGGCGCGCGATTGATTCGGCGCTGGTCGGATCGGTCGATCGTTATCAAGTCACCTATCCGGGTGCGAATGCCGCCTCGATCCTCGACCCTCTGGGCACCACTCGCAGCTACAACTACAGCACCATCAAGGGCAAGCTCGCGGTCATTGGTGGCTCATTGCCCGCGGGCCTTGCTGAGGCCGACGCATCATCCCGCGTACAAGATGCCAACGGACTAATCACCTCAGAGACCGACTTCAACGGCGTGATCACCACCACCACCTGGGACGTCGCCCGCCGCCTGCCGACCACCGTTGTTCACGCCTCAGGCATCCCCGAAGCGCAGACGGTGACAACTCAATGGCATGCCACCTTCAGCCTGCCCGTGCTGGTAACCGAGTCCGGTCGCACCACCGCCTACACCTACGACGCGCTCGGCAATGTCCTGAGGCGCACGGTCACCGACACCGCCACCAACCAGGCGCAGCTCTGGCAGTGGACCTACAACGCCCAGCAACTGGTGGCCACCGCCACCGAGCCCAACGGCGCGGTCACCAGCTACACCTACGACCCTCGAGGCAACGTCCTGACCTCGACCAACGCCCTGGGCCACGTCACCGGCTACACCTACGACAGCGCCAACCGCGTCGTGAGCTCGACCGCCCCCAACGGCCTTGCCACCACGTACACCTACGACCCACGCGACCGCCTCCTGACCCAGACCGTCGGCGGCCAGACCACCACGCTCACCTACAAGCCCTACGGCACGGTCGAGACGGTGTCCCTGCCCACGGGCCTGGTCCTCACCTACAGCTACGACGCCGCCCACCGCCTCATCGGCTGGAGCAACAACCGCGGCGAGAGCGGCAGCTACACCCTGGACGGCATGGGCAACCGCACCGCCGAGCAGATCAAGGACAGCGCCGGCAACGTCGCCTGGAACGCCGCGCGCACCATCAACGCCATCAACCGCCTCAGCGCCCAGACCGAAGGCCCCAACCAGGCCAGTTCCTTCGGCTACGACGCCAACGGCGAGCTGACCCGCAGCACCAACGGCCTGAACCAGAGCACCCAGTACGGCCTGGACGGCCTGCGCCGCGTCAAGGCCGTGATCGATGCGGCCAACGCCACCGCCACCCTCAAGTACAACGCCCTGGATGGCGTCACCGAAGCCAAGGACTTCAAGGGCGTGGCCACCACCTACGCGCGCGATGCCCAAGGCAACGCCACGGCCGAGAGCAGCGCCGACACCGGCGGCGCCAGCACCCAGTACGACGCCCTGGGCCTGCCCAACCAGATCACCGACGCCCTCGGCCAGGCCACCACCATCACCCGCGATGCCCTGGGCCGTCCCACCAACTTGGTCTTCGCCGACGGCAAGACCACCACCCTGCGCTACGACCTGAGCGCGAACAGCAAGGGCTACCTCTCCGAGATCGTCGATCGCAGCGGCACCACCGAGTACACGCGAGACGGCTTCGGCCGCGTGACCCTCAAGAAGCAGACCCTCGCGAACGGCAGCGTGCAGCAGGTCAGCTACAGCTACAACCCGAACGGCACCCTGGCGAGCATCGGCTACCCGAACAACGGCGGCCTGCTCACCCACAGCTACGACGCCACCGGCCGCCTCACGGCCCTGAGCCTGAACGGCAACCCGCTGGTCACCGGCATCGCCTGGAACCCGCTGGGCCAGCCCACCGCCTGGACCTGGGCCTTCGCGAGCCCGAGCCTGGCGGCCAGCCGCAGCTACGACACCGCGGGCCGGATGACCGCCACCGAGTTCAGCAGCTATGTCTACGACGCCGCAGGCCGCATCACCAGCCTGACGCAGACCCTCTACGCACCCGGCGACACCGACCCCACCCACAGCACCATCGGCGCCAGCGACATCACCTGGACCGTGGGCTACAACGCCGTGGGCCGCATCACCGGCTTCAACGCCACCGGCAGCACCGCCGGCTTCGGCTACGACGCCAACGGCAACCGAAGCAGTAGCACGCGGGTGCTCAACGGCCAGAGCACCAGCCGTACCTACACCGTGGGCGCTGCGAGCAACCGGCTCACGGGCTTCTCCCAGATCATGAGCGGCTCTAGCAGCACCAGCGTCACCTACGGCTACAACGCCAACGGCGACCTCGTGAGCGACGGCCTCAGGAGCTACACCTACGACGCCGAGGGCCGCCTGGTGGCTTCCACCACCGGCGCCACCGACGTGAGCCCGACCACGCGCTACGCGCACAACGCACTGGGCCAGCGCGTCTTCAAGACCGAGCCGCTGTACCCACCGGGCCCCGGCGATGAAGCCGACCCGGGCTTCATGCAGAGCCTGATCGCGTTCTTCACCAGATTGTGGAGCCCGGCAACCAACCAAGCCGAGCAGCTGGGCTATGCCTACGTCTACGACGAGAACGGCACGCTGATCTCGGAGGCCGGCAGCGGCGGGGCCAACAGTGCGGGCCAGGCCAGCTACATCTACCTGCCGACGGCGAACGGGCCGATGCCGATTGCAGCGGTGATCAATGGCGCGACCTATGCGGTGCACAGCGACCACCTGAACACGCCGCGCAAACTCAGCAACGTGGACGGCCAGCCCGTCTGGCAGTGGAGCTACAGCGCGTTGGGGGAGGACAAGCCGACGATTGCGAAGAACCGGTTTGCCGACATCGATATCACGCCGAACCCGGGTACCACCAGCGTCTCCGAGGTGAAGTTCAACCTGAGGTATCCGGGGCAGTATGCGGATGAGGAGAGCGGGCTGTTCTACAACTACTTCAGGAGCTACGACAGTCGGACAGGGCGCTACAGCCAGTCAGATCCGATTGGGCTCGATGGAGGGTGGAATCGGTTTGGATATGTGGATGGAAATCCGCTTGGCTTGACGGATCCCTTCGGCTTGAATCCAGCAGCAGGATGCGCTCTGGGAGCATGGGCGGGGCCCATCGGGTGTGGAACGGGCGCTGCCATCGGCACTGCAGCTGCTCTCGCAGCAATTCTGAACACTCCAGGCGATACGTCAAAATCAGAGGCGCCTCCGGCAATCTGCAAACCGGCGATTCCTGATGTCGCACCAGGGAACTTCTGCGAGCAACTGGCGCTGGCCGAAGCAAAAGCAGGCGCCGGCGTGCCGATCATGGGAAACATGGGCGATGAACCACGCTTGATCTCTCACTACGGTCCGGGTCCTTGGGTGAAGAAGGAGCACAAGCACCGGTGCTCAGACGGTCGACTTCTGGTCATCCACTACTTCAGCAATGGACTGAACAACGTGGAACTCAAATTCAAATAA